In the Ipomoea triloba cultivar NCNSP0323 chromosome 6, ASM357664v1 genome, one interval contains:
- the LOC116023238 gene encoding uncharacterized protein LOC116023238 isoform X1: MAYFLTRLKKKAKSMKGSRVQRTVGRKIMGKKSGNWHGQDTGKAVVDQDGKFLMGYKRSFVYKNKNEPEQDGQWLLKEFYLPVTIIRRARAEFRIVEEREDFVLCYIHPKKEDDDDDDDDDDEDDENTLEQDGTSSKDFKAVPVPIPVETTPLQIAEGSNDDDDDINSYFVGVPMETAIAEGVPVETLLAPTDNNNSYIVGIPVDTIAEGVPVETLLAPPARNTDTVTDGGSYISCGVPVETSSEPNSFMDFNELIWNIEDVTTLIDFDA; encoded by the coding sequence ATGGCATATTTTCTCACTAGGTTGAAGAAGAAGGCCAAGTCCATGAAGGGATCTAGGGTTCAGCGCACGGTGGGGAGGAAGATAATGGGGAAAAAGTCCGGCAATTGGCACGGCCAAGACACAGGTAAAGCGGTTGTAGACCAGGACGGGAAGTTTCTGATGGGGTATAAACGGAGCTTCGTCTATAAGAACAAGAATGAACCGGAACAAGACGGACAATGGCTGTTGAAAGAGTTTTACTTGCCGGTGACGATTATTAGGAGAGCTAGGGCTGAATTTCGTATTgtggaagagagagaagatTTTGTGCTGTGTTACATACATCCAAagaaagaagatgatgatgatgatgatgatgatgatgatgaagatgatgaaaacaCGTTGGAACAAGACGGCACGAGTAGCAAAGATTTCAAGGCCGTTCCTGTTCCAATTCCAGTAGAGACAACGCCATTGCAGATTGCAGAGGGTagcaatgatgatgatgatgatatcaATTCATACTTTGTTGGTGTTCCGATGGAGACAGCAATCGCCGAGGGTGTTCCAGTGGAGACATTATTGGCACCTACGGATAATAACAATTCATACATTGTTGGTATTCCAGTGGATACAATCGCAGAGGGTGTTCCTGTAGAGACATTACTGGCACCACCGGCCAGGAATACGGATACAGTTACTGATGGTGGCTCCTACATCAGTTGTGGCGTTCCGGTAGAGACTTCGTCCGAACCAAATTCGTTTATGGATTTCAATGAATTAATATGGAATATCGAAGATGTAACTACATTGATAGATTTTGATGCTTGA
- the LOC116022168 gene encoding probable UDP-arabinopyranose mutase 5 isoform X1: protein MLEVSIRDDEIDIVVGALQSDLTSFMWEWRPIFSRFHLIIVKDPDLQEELNIPGGFNIDIYTKSDIQRVLGASSADLFSGYSCRYFGYLVSTKKYIVSIDDDCIPAKDHEGNIVDAIAQHISNLTTPATPFFFNTLYDPFRKGADFVRGYPFSLRSGVSCALSCGLWLNMADYDAPTQALKPKQRNSRYVDAVLTVPARALMPVSGINIAFNRELVGPALSPAFRLAKEGHVRWETVEDIWSGMCVKVVCDHLGLGVKSGLPYVWRKERGNAIESLKKEWEGVKLMEEVVPFFQSLRLSPQATTVEDCVTEIAAAVKEQLGKSAPVFSRAADAMVEWVNLWNAAKTQ from the coding sequence ATGTTAGAAGTTAGCATCAGAGATGATGAGATTGATATTGTTGTTGGAGCACTCCAATCTGATCTTAcgtcattcatgtgggagtggaGACCAATATTCTCCCGTTTCCACCTTATAATTGTCAAAGATCCTGACCTCCAAGAAGAACTTAATATCCCAGGTGGATTTAACATTGATATCTATACAAAATCAGATATACAACGTGTTCTGGGGGCATCAAGTGCTGATCTTTTCTCTGGCTATTCATGCCGGTATTTTGGTTATCTTGTTTCCACTAAAAAATATATCGTCTCAATTGATGATGATTGCATTCCAGCAAAGGATCATGAGGGAAATATTGTTGATGCAATCGCCCAGCATATCAGCAACCTCACAACTCCTGCCACACCCTTTTTCTTTAACACACTCTATGATCCTTTCCGCAAAGGAGCAGACTTTGTTCGTGGCTACCCATTTAGCTTGCGAAGTGGGGTATCATGTGCTCTGTCATGTGGACTCTGGCTTAATATGGCAGACTATGATGCTCCTACACAGGCCCTCAAGCCAAAACAGAGGAACTCTAGATATGTTGATGCTGTTCTTACTGTACCAGCGAGGGCATTGATGCCTGTGAGTGGAATCAATATAGCTTTTAACCGTGAGTTGGTTGGACCTGCTTTGTCGCCAGCTTTCAGGTTGGCAAAGGAAGGGCACGTGAGGTGGGAAACTGTGGAAGATATATGGAGCGGGATGTGTGTTAAGGTAGTCTGTGATCATTTAGGTCTTGGTGTAAAAAGTGGGCTTCCTTACGTGTGGAGGAAAGAAAGAGGTAATGCCATTGAGAGTTTGAAGAAAGAGTGGGAAGGGGTAAAGCTGATGGAGGAAGTCGTTCCTTTCTTTCAATCACTGAGGTTGTCTCCACAAGCAACTACGGTAGAAGATTGTGTTACTGAGATTGCTGCAGCGGTGAAGGAGCAACTGGGAAAATCAGCGCCTGTGTTTTCTCGGGCTGCAGATGCCATGGTGGAGTGGGTCAACCTCTGGAATGCTGCGAAAACTCAATAA
- the LOC116022168 gene encoding probable UDP-arabinopyranose mutase 5 isoform X2: protein MRNPPSLLSLAIDSALHNLPFFSDLSCLPDHILVELFLKTLRAGKLTEKILNLFVATGKEEVLSLIEAFNIQAVLTPVLPTISIRDDEIDIVVGALQSDLTSFMWEWRPIFSRFHLIIVKDPDLQEELNIPGGFNIDIYTKSDIQRVLGASSADLFSGYSCRYFGYLVSTKKYIVSIDDDCIPAKDHEGNIVDAIAQHISNLTTPATPFFFNTLYDPFRKGADFVRGYPFSLRSGVSCALSCGLWLNMADYDAPTQALKPKQRNSRYVDAVLTVPARALMPVSGINIAFNRELVGPALSPAFRLAKEGHVRWETVEDIWSGMCVKVVCDHLGLGVKSGLPYVWRKERGNAIESLKKEWEGVKLMEEVVPFFQSLRLSPQATTVEDCVTEIAAAVKEQLGKSAPVFSRAADAMVEWVNLWNAAKTQ from the exons ATGAGAAACCCGCCATCGCTTCTTTCGCTCGCGATTGACTCCGCGCTTCATAATCTCCCCTTCTTCTCCGATCTCTCCTGCTTGCCAGATCACATCCTGGTTGAGCTCTTCCTG AAAACATTAAGAGCTGGAAAGCTGACGGAGAAGATTTTGAACTTGTTTGTGGCTACTGGCAAAGAAGAAGTCCTTTCTCTTATTGAGGCTTTCAACATCCAAGCTGTTCTAACTCCTGTTCTTCCAACTA TTAGCATCAGAGATGATGAGATTGATATTGTTGTTGGAGCACTCCAATCTGATCTTAcgtcattcatgtgggagtggaGACCAATATTCTCCCGTTTCCACCTTATAATTGTCAAAGATCCTGACCTCCAAGAAGAACTTAATATCCCAGGTGGATTTAACATTGATATCTATACAAAATCAGATATACAACGTGTTCTGGGGGCATCAAGTGCTGATCTTTTCTCTGGCTATTCATGCCGGTATTTTGGTTATCTTGTTTCCACTAAAAAATATATCGTCTCAATTGATGATGATTGCATTCCAGCAAAGGATCATGAGGGAAATATTGTTGATGCAATCGCCCAGCATATCAGCAACCTCACAACTCCTGCCACACCCTTTTTCTTTAACACACTCTATGATCCTTTCCGCAAAGGAGCAGACTTTGTTCGTGGCTACCCATTTAGCTTGCGAAGTGGGGTATCATGTGCTCTGTCATGTGGACTCTGGCTTAATATGGCAGACTATGATGCTCCTACACAGGCCCTCAAGCCAAAACAGAGGAACTCTAGATATGTTGATGCTGTTCTTACTGTACCAGCGAGGGCATTGATGCCTGTGAGTGGAATCAATATAGCTTTTAACCGTGAGTTGGTTGGACCTGCTTTGTCGCCAGCTTTCAGGTTGGCAAAGGAAGGGCACGTGAGGTGGGAAACTGTGGAAGATATATGGAGCGGGATGTGTGTTAAGGTAGTCTGTGATCATTTAGGTCTTGGTGTAAAAAGTGGGCTTCCTTACGTGTGGAGGAAAGAAAGAGGTAATGCCATTGAGAGTTTGAAGAAAGAGTGGGAAGGGGTAAAGCTGATGGAGGAAGTCGTTCCTTTCTTTCAATCACTGAGGTTGTCTCCACAAGCAACTACGGTAGAAGATTGTGTTACTGAGATTGCTGCAGCGGTGAAGGAGCAACTGGGAAAATCAGCGCCTGTGTTTTCTCGGGCTGCAGATGCCATGGTGGAGTGGGTCAACCTCTGGAATGCTGCGAAAACTCAATAA
- the LOC116022166 gene encoding sterol 3-beta-glucosyltransferase UGT80A2-like yields the protein MEHSPGKDRRARSSGSSDEASVDLGAESHSESGDSNGSECGSPPHSAVDDDSTDPVTPSAQHDKTETGRQHSLTLLMSRFFDENVSIRKKHKLLEKLTTIQDDGTVQFEVPGDIKPEHFDVDTGIVDNGTTEEHANDGEDIQDLHPLQIVMLIVGTRGDVQPFVAIGKKLQEYGHRVRLATHSNFKEFVLDSGLEFYPLGGDPKVLAAYMVKNKGFLPSGTSEIHIQRNQIKDIVFSLLPACTDPDPESNAPFKVDAIIANPPAYGHTHVAMALKVPLHIFFTMPWTPTSEFPHPLSRVKQSVGYKLSYQIVDSLIWLGIRDVINDFRRKKLKLRRFTYLTNSFSSPETPYGYIWSPNLVHKPKDWGPRTDVVGFCFLDLASNYVPPESLVKWLENGQKPIYIGFGSLPVEEPEKMTQIIVEALEITGQRGIINKGWGGLGNLKEPKDNVYLLDNCPHDWLFLQCAAVVHHGGAGTTAAGLRAACPTTVVPFFGDQPFWGDRVHARGVGPAPIPVDEFSLDKLVAAIQFMLDPKVKERAIQLSNAMKNEDGVTGAVKAFYKHFPRKNLEPETKIVPHRRHHSMFSIRQCFTPPTGSVKE from the exons ATGGAACACTCACCGGGTAAGGATCGCCGTGCTCGGAGCTCCGGCAGCTCCGACGAGGCATCCGTGGACTTGGGAGCAGAATCACATTCAGAAAGCGGGGATTCAAACGGAAGCGAATGCGGATCGCCGCCGCACAGCGCCGTAGATGATGATTCAACAG ATCCTGTGACCCCTTCAGCTCAGCACGATAAAACCGAGACAGGCAGACAACACTCTCTGACATTGCTAATGTCAAGATTTTTTGATGAAAATGTCTCGATTAGGAAGAAG CACAAATTGTTGGAAAAGCTTACTACCATTCAAGATGATGGAACTGTACAATTTGAAGTTCCAGGAGATATTAAACCTGAACACTTTGATGTTGATACTGGCATTGTTGACAATGGAACTACAGAGGAACACGCTAATGATGGAGAAGATATTCAAGACTTGCATCCACTCCAAATTGTTATGCTAATTGTTGGAACCAGAGGAGATGTACAACCATTTGTTGCTATTGGGAAAAAATTACAG GAATATGGTCATAGGGTGAGATTGGCTACACACTCCAATTTTAAAGAGTTTGTTTTGGATTCTGGGTTGGAGTTTTATCCTCTTGGTGGGGATCCAAAAGTCCTTGCTGCTT ATATGGTAAAAAATAAAGGTTTCTTGCCATCTGGGACTTCTGAAATACATATTCAACGAAATCAGATAAAAGATATTGTATTCTCCTTACTTCCGGCATGCACAGATCCCGATCCAGAATCTAATGCTCCATTCAAAGTAGATGCCATCATTGCCAACCCTCCAGCATATG GGCATACTCATGTTGCAATGGCCCTTAAAGTACCActacatatattttttacaatGCCATGGAC GCCAACAAGTGAATTCCCGCATCCTCTCTCTCGTGTTAAGCAATCAGTTGGATACAAA CTATCATATCAAATTGTTGATTCATTAATATGGCTTGGCATACGGGATGTGATAAATGATTTCAGGAGGAAAAAGTTGAAACTAAGGCGGTTTACATATTTGACTAATTCTTTCAGTTCACCTGAGACCCCTTATGGATATATCTGGAGTCCAAACCTTGTTCATAAACCCAAAG ATTGGGGTCCCAGAACTGATGTTGTTGGGTTCTGTTTCCTAGACCTTGCTTCTAATTATGTTCCACCAGAATCACTTGTAAAATGGCTTGAAAATGGCCAAAAGCCCATCTATATTGGCTTTGGCAGCCTT CCTGTTGAAGAACCAGAAAAAATGACTCAGATAATTGTTGAAGCATTGGAAATTACGGGGCAGAGAGGCATAATTAACAAAGGGTGGGGTGGCCTTGGGAACT TGAAGGAGCCAAAGGATAATGTGTATTTGTTGGATAATTGCCCTCATGATTGGTTGTTTTTGCAATGTGCTGCAGTG GTGCATCACGGGGGCGCAGGAACAACTGCTGCTGGCCTTAGAGCTGCG TGCCCGACAACTGTGGTACCTTTCTTTGGTGACCAACCTTTTTGGGGTGATCGTGTACATGCTAGGGGAGTAGGTCCTGCACCTATTCCTGTAGATGAGTTTTCACTTGACAAGCTTGTTGCTGCCATTCAGTTCATGCTAGATCCCAAG GTGAAAGAGCGCGCTATTCAACTGTCAAATGCCATGAAAAACGAGGATGGGGTAACAGGAGCAGTAAAAGCTTTCTACAAACATTTTCCTCGCAAGAACCTTGAGCCAGAAACTAAAATAGTTCCTCATCGTCGTCATCACAGTATGTTCTCTATAAGGCAATGCTTTACGCCGCCTACTGGTTCTGTGAAAGAATAA
- the LOC116023238 gene encoding protein RESISTANCE TO PHYTOPHTHORA 1, chloroplastic isoform X2 — protein MNALIMSASSPFTSNSISKFPSFPLVLRNGVFRAQFWGKSSRFRASSNGLDKKAVEDMEEGLGDSAETKVEDEQEIKGANSISNGAASTTINPALDKELKKVVQKTAATFAPRASTASKNPAVPGTTLYTVFEVQGYVSMLLGGALSFNLIFPSNEPDIWRLMGMWSIWMFTIPSLRARDCSKNEKEALNYLFLLIPLLNIIVPFFWKSFAVVWSVDIVAFFGMYAWKVGWLQKQ, from the exons ATGAACGCCTTAATAATGTCTGCTTCATCTCCTTTTACCTCTAATTCAATCTCGAAGTTTCCTTCATTCCCTCTGGTTCTCAGAAATGGCGTCTTTAGGGCTCAATTTTGGGGGAAAAGCTCGAGATTTCGAGCGAGCTCGAACGGATTGGATAAGAAGGCGGTGGAGGATATGGAGGAAGGTTTAGGAGACTCTGCAGAAACCAAGGTTGAAGATGAACAAGAAATTAAAGGGGCAAACAGCATTTCTAATGGAGCAGCATCCACTACTATCAACCCGGCACTCGATAAAGAACTGAAAAAG GTGGTTCAGAAAACTGCTGCAACTTTCGCACCGAGGGCTTCCACTGCTTCAAAAAATCCTGCTGTACCTGGAACTACATTATACACCGTGTTTGAAGTCCAGGGCTACGTTTCAATGTTGCTGGGAGGGGCTCTCTCTTTCAATCTCATATTTCCGTCTAATGAACCGGACATCTGGAGACTGATGGGAATGTGGTCCATTTGGATGTTCA CTATTCCATCCCTTCGGGCCCGAGACTGCTCAAAGAATGAGAAAGAAGCACTCAATTATCTCTTTCTTCTTATCCCACTGCTGAACATTATAGTCCCATTCTTCTGGAAATCCTTCGCGGTTGTTTGGTCAGTGGATATTGTGGCATTTTTTGGAATGTATGCATGGAAG GTTGGATGGCTACAGAAACAGTAA
- the LOC116023663 gene encoding uncharacterized protein LOC116023663, with amino-acid sequence MTGQFIVGVQLHPKQTNKAIRLCCVRSYVVSEMKRETTIRSQECVFHDQQGMFIHVHIPKDLVGKYKDIFVEGKVGLRNFLCITNFFKYKTNVIGRVVEIYSPVEKVIAGKLSRLIDFVLEDTXCITNFFKYKTSMLRYMIKFKHDTLVKEYKRVNFPKTMFRFKSFEDILSKKEIDEKMLIDVIGRAVEIYSPVEKVIAGKVEIYSPVEKVIAGKLSRLIDFVKVIAGKLSRLIDFVLEDTSQRQVKCTLWDDHVDELSPYFNSAVADLLILLIQLCWAKIMDNGEVRICSSFDATQLFFNHSCKEFRELRNSYNTKLTPLRCIQSSSRLCGANMDFSQGSNDLVVTQIEEIYSKKNLREYWVAGRIVDVESVVDWYYVSCKDNYCKRKLIEKGGMMVCGGCKTSWHEGVVRYKVIVRVADDTGDAPMLIWDRECSDLVGVSASDLLAKYPEGNKGIPPELGCLRGLSMLFRILMKKDQAESYYSAFTVLSICRDENALAQHCSNLLGSSERDGFSGDGHCVSGDFFSSDEEDCVAIEEVSQGSGLKKVTGLEDFEEGFGVDGADVTLKRSLLKDFHRCGSSKKSKGIAVNEEK; translated from the exons ATGACTGGGCAGTTCATAGTGGGTGTGCAGCTGCATCCTAAGCAAACCAATAAGGCAATTAGGTTGTGTTGTGTCCGTAGTTATGTAGTATCTGAAATGAAAAGAGAAACAACCATTAGAAGTCAGGAGTGTGTTTTCCATGATCAACAG GGTATGTTCATTCATGTACACATACCTAAGGACCTTGTGGGGAAATATAAGGACATATTCGTGGAAGGAAAAGTAGGTCTTAGGAACTTCTTATGTATCACAAACTTTTTCAAATACAAGACAA ATGTGATTGGGCGTGTGGTTGAGATTTATTCTCCTGTTGAGAAGGTCATAGCCGGTAAACTGAGTAGGCTAATTGATTTTGTGCTTGAAGACACTNTATGTATCACAAACTTTTTCAAATACAAGACAAGTATGCTTCGTTACATGATAAAATTCAAGCATGACACGCTTGTGAAGGAGTATAAGCGTGTTAATTTCCCTAAGACCATGTTTCGATTCAAGAGTTTCGAAGACATACTTtccaaaaaagaaattgatgagaAAATGTTAATAG ATGTGATTGGGCGTGCGGTTGAGATTTATTCTCCTGTTGAGAAGGTCATAGCCGGTAAGGTTGAGATTTATTCTCCTGTTGAGAAGGTCATAGCCGGTAAACTGAGTAGGCTAATTGATTTTGTGAAGGTCATAGCCGGTAAACTGAGTAGGCTAATTGATTTTGTGCTTGAAGACACTAG TCAAAGACAAGTAAAGTGTACCTTGTGGGATGATCATGTTGATGAGCTAAGCCCGTATTTTAACTCTGCTGTTGCTGATCTTCTCATACTGTTGATTCAGCTGTGCTGGGCTAAAATAATGGACA ATGGTGAGGTGCGAATCTGCAGCTCTTTCGACGCCACGCAGCTGTTTTTTAACCATTCGTGTAAGGAGTTTAGGGAACTAAGGAACAG CTATAACACCAAGCTGACACCACTGCGATGTATCCAATCTAGCAGCAGACTGTGTGGTGCTAATATGGACTTTAGTCAGGGCAGTAATGATTTGGTGGTTACTCAGATTGAAGAAATTTACAGCAAAAAGAAT CTTAGGGAGTATTGGGTTGCGGGTCGTATTGTTGATGTAGAGAGTGTGGTAGATTGGTATTATGTGTCTTGCAAGGATAACTACTGCAAGAGAAAGCTTATTGAGAAGGGTGGAATGATGGTTTGTGGTGGTTGTAAAACTTCTTGGCATGAGGGAGTCGTAAGATATAAAGTAATAGTTCGTGTGGCTGATGATACTGGAGATGCCCCGATGCTGATATGGGATCGTGAATGCTCTGATTTGGTCGGTGTTTCTGCGTCTGATTTATTGGCTAAATACCCTGAG GGGAATAAAGGAATTCCCCCAGAGTTGGGATGTTTACGTGGATTGTCAATGCTATTCAGAATTCTCATGAAAAAGGATCAGGCTGAGAGTTACTACTCAGCCTTCACAGTTCTTAGCATTTGCAGAGATGAAAATGCTCTTGCCCAGCATTGTTCAAATCTGTTGGGAAGCAGTGAAAGAGATGGATTTTCTGGTGATGGGCATTGTGTTTCTGGG GATTTCTTTTCTTCTGATGAGGAAGATTGTGTGGCAATTGAGGAGGTTTCTCAGGGCTCTGGTTTAAAAAAGGTGACTGGTTTGGAAGATTTTGAAGAGGGGTTTGGTGTGGATGGTGCTGATGTAACTCTGAAGAGATCCCTATTGAAGGACTTTCATCGTTGTGGCAGTTCTAAGAAAAGTAAGGGTATTGCTGTAAACGAAGAAAAGTAG